A single Struthio camelus isolate bStrCam1 chromosome 8, bStrCam1.hap1, whole genome shotgun sequence DNA region contains:
- the GADD45A gene encoding growth arrest and DNA damage-inducible protein GADD45 alpha isoform X2: protein MTLEELPGDRGAAGRMEAVGDALEEVLSKALSQRSITIGVYEAAKLLNVRQRGAVPAGGRRGGRPRRGPADPLHAAPGLLLRERHQHPPRQQPGAPGAAAARRRAARRPPLRPGHAPPCLPVEGPGAESADVLLPGESLHGSVGPCD, encoded by the exons ATGACGCTGGAGGAGCTGCCGGGGgaccgcggcgccgccggcag GATGGAGGCGGTGGGCGACGCGCTGGAGGAGGTCCTCAGCAAGGCGCTGAGCCAGCGGAGCATCACTATCGGCGTCTACGAAGCGGCCAAGCTGCTCAACGT CCGACAGCGTGGTGCTGTGCCTGCTGGCGGCCGACGAGGAGGACGGCCGCGACGTGGCCCTGCAGATCCACTTCACGCTGCTCCAGGCCTTCTGCTGCGAGAACGACATCAACATCCTCCGCGTCAGCAACCCGGCGCGCCTGGCGCAGCTGctgcgcgccgccgggccgcccgccgacCTCCACTGCGTCCTGGTCACG cacccCCATGCCTCCCAGTGGAAGGACCCGGCGCTGAGTCAGCTGATGTGCTTCTGCCGGGAGAGTCGCTACATGGATCAGTGGGTCCCTGTGATTAA
- the GADD45A gene encoding growth arrest and DNA damage-inducible protein GADD45 alpha isoform X1, protein MTLEELPGDRGAAGRMEAVGDALEEVLSKALSQRSITIGVYEAAKLLNVAADSVVLCLLAADEEDGRDVALQIHFTLLQAFCCENDINILRVSNPARLAQLLRAAGPPADLHCVLVTHPHASQWKDPALSQLMCFCRESRYMDQWVPVINLPER, encoded by the exons ATGACGCTGGAGGAGCTGCCGGGGgaccgcggcgccgccggcag GATGGAGGCGGTGGGCGACGCGCTGGAGGAGGTCCTCAGCAAGGCGCTGAGCCAGCGGAGCATCACTATCGGCGTCTACGAAGCGGCCAAGCTGCTCAACGT GGCAGCCGACAGCGTGGTGCTGTGCCTGCTGGCGGCCGACGAGGAGGACGGCCGCGACGTGGCCCTGCAGATCCACTTCACGCTGCTCCAGGCCTTCTGCTGCGAGAACGACATCAACATCCTCCGCGTCAGCAACCCGGCGCGCCTGGCGCAGCTGctgcgcgccgccgggccgcccgccgacCTCCACTGCGTCCTGGTCACG cacccCCATGCCTCCCAGTGGAAGGACCCGGCGCTGAGTCAGCTGATGTGCTTCTGCCGGGAGAGTCGCTACATGGATCAGTGGGTCCCTGTGATTAACCTTCCCGAGCGGTGA